The following proteins are co-located in the Besnoitia besnoiti strain Bb-Ger1 chromosome Unknown contig00007, whole genome shotgun sequence genome:
- a CDS encoding uncharacterized protein (encoded by transcript BESB_074620), translating to MDSSVVLSWKVVASLFRRTTVVFLVVYLCCASALGEGRRVREAAVARCAFRTGDSARDAKLTPFYVPVDDQQMYEEGIKDYLSQMGASSDQFSVVCVEAKDKDVKCELCLYNEVSEDRKHVRQGQVLDTMLLECIEGKFTQGSIMANSQYHPICYPPPHKPTRDAKEAEEKGVSPHQHFGEAGASNTGAESCGTGGKGSGGF from the coding sequence ATGGATTCCTCTGTGGTTCTGTCTTGGAAGGTGGTGGCGTCTCTTTTTCGGAGGACGACTGTCGTTTTCCTGGTCGTTTATCTATGCTGCGCATCGGCGCTTGGCGAAGGTCGGCGTGTCCGTGAGGCAGCCGTAGCACGGTGCGCATTTCGGACGGGTGATTCCGCTCGCGATGCGAAACTAACGCCCTTTTACGTTCCTGTAGATGACCAGCAGATGTACGAAGAAGGAATCAAAGACTACTTGTCACAGATGGGTGCCAGCAGCGACCAGTTTTcggtcgtctgcgtcgaAGCGAAAGATAAGGATGTGAAGTGTGAGTTGTGTTTATACAACGAGGTCTCCGAAGATCGCAAGCACGTTCGACAAGGTCAAGTCCTAGACACCATGTTGCTGGAATGTATTGAGGGCAAATTCACTCAGGGGTCTATTATGGCGAACTCTCAGTACCATCCTATCTGCTATCCTCCACCTCACAAGCCCACCCGGGATGCcaaagaggcggaagaaaaaggcgTTAGCCCTCACCAGCACttcggcgaggccggcgcgagTAACACAGGAGCCGAATCGTGCGGGACCGGGGGTAAAGGAAGCGGTGGTTTTTGA
- a CDS encoding uncharacterized protein (encoded by transcript BESB_074630), translated as MTADWGRDSLPQDERGVLNGIPSVTEPSQFPRYFQTEAAAMPEGGPAWLYAGWQQRPHAVLDNILVAADRIALYDALRATSTDVAPQLLILAKSTAPIGVEALQALVSEIELGKDKKKGKRALPEVSLFDDAECLTLGTLASASKKQVSAWLQVGSTGRYVEPGLGLARGASASAEV; from the exons ATGACCGCGGACTGGGGACGCGACAGTTTGCCTCAAGATGAACGCGGCGTGCTCAACGGGATCCCCTCGGTCACAGAGCCGAGCCAGTTTCCGCGGTACTTCCAAACTGAAGCAGCAGCTATGCCCGAAGGAGGCCCTGCATGGTTATATGCGGGCTGGCAGCAGCGTCCCCATGCTGTTCTCGACAATATTCTTGTGGCAGCTGATCGCATTGCGCTATACGACGCGCTGAGGGCCACCAGTACAGATGTTGCTCCACAGCTTCTCATTCTGGCAAAATCAACAGCTCCGATCGGGGTTGAGGCACTTCAAGCATTAGTATCAGAGATTGAACTTGGGAAGGACAAGAAGAAAGGCAAAAGAG CCCTCCCGGAGGTGTCTCTATTTGACGATGCTGAGTGCCTGACACTTGGCactctcgcctctgcctccaaAAAACAAGTGTCAGCGTGGCTGCAGGTAGGAAGTACAGGACGCTACGTGGAACCAGGGCTGGGTCTTGCTCGCGGTGCTTCCGCCTCAGCCGAGGTGTAG